In a single window of the Danio rerio strain Tuebingen ecotype United States chromosome 20, GRCz12tu, whole genome shotgun sequence genome:
- the katnbl1 gene encoding KATNB1-like protein 1 isoform X1 yields the protein MESIIMATGSHVGSNAEVHRLKQAQPHDLLKRMLCSGDEKNMREVDYLLKDETDQERFPVGRCVHKYSKTKREVVGKKKTRLSGVGPRACRKLPTTSRTSDMANKENELTCVDEVQAFLYSDNCGFPVNSTDAKMAGAGSKYSDYFTELSKDHEAMSHVLFGRNLRLNVALTLWRKNASELVAYLNRIQDTGVLVDCLPVLTKSLQGEQPCISLGCCVDLFPQVKMILNTKYEEHLIVALHWVQSIIKKWWSELSTNNKSLPESSSNDRNVQAMKTMLLELWQGKSHLSSVPGTVGETAKVIESYVSQLR from the exons ATGG AGTCCATTATTATGGCCACTGGAAGTCATGTTGGAAGTAATGCAGAAGTCCACAGGCTCAAGCAGGCTCAGCCCCATGACCTTCTCAAACGTATGCTTTGTTCTGGAGATGAGAAGAACATGAGGGAG GTGGATTATTTACTGAAGGACGAAACTGATCAAGAGAG ATTTCCAGTGGGCCGTTGTGTGCACAAATACAGCAAAACGAAGAGAGAGGTGGTTGGCAAGAAGAAAACTCGTCTCTCTGGGGTGGGACCAAGAGCATGTCGGAAATTGCCCACCACAAGCAGGACATCTGACATGGCAAACAAAGAAAACGAACTGACCTGCGTTGATGAAGTGCAGGCTTTTCTTTACAGTGACAACTGTGGGTTCCCAGTGAACTCCACAGACGCAAAAATGGCAGGAGCTGGCTCCAAATACAGCGATTATTTTACTGAG TTATCAAAGGACCATGAAGCAATGAGTCATGTGCTCTTCGGAAGGAATCTCAGACTGAATGTTGCTTTGACTCTTTGGCGGAAAAATGCAAGCGAACTAGTGGCATACTTAAACAG aatACAAGACACGGGGGTGCTTGTTGACTGTTTGCCTGTACTTACTAAAAG TCTTCAGGGAGAACAGCCATGCATTTCACTGGGCTGTTGTGTTGATCTTTTTCCACAAGTGAAAATGATTCTTAACACTAAATATGAAGA ACACCTCATCGTAGCTTTACACTGGGTTCAATCTATCATTAAGAAATGGTGGTCTGAGCTCTCCACAAACAACAAAAGTTTGCCCGAGAGCAGTTCAAACGACAG GAATGTTCAGGCAATGAAGACAATGCTGCTTGAACTGTGGCAAGGAAAGAGTCACTTAAGCTCAGTTCCAGGAACTGTAGGAGAAACTGCAAAG GTCATCGAATCATATGTGTCACAACTGCGCTGA
- the katnbl1 gene encoding KATNB1-like protein 1 isoform X2, with the protein MATGSHVGSNAEVHRLKQAQPHDLLKRMLCSGDEKNMREVDYLLKDETDQERFPVGRCVHKYSKTKREVVGKKKTRLSGVGPRACRKLPTTSRTSDMANKENELTCVDEVQAFLYSDNCGFPVNSTDAKMAGAGSKYSDYFTELSKDHEAMSHVLFGRNLRLNVALTLWRKNASELVAYLNRIQDTGVLVDCLPVLTKSLQGEQPCISLGCCVDLFPQVKMILNTKYEEHLIVALHWVQSIIKKWWSELSTNNKSLPESSSNDRNVQAMKTMLLELWQGKSHLSSVPGTVGETAKVIESYVSQLR; encoded by the exons ATGGCCACTGGAAGTCATGTTGGAAGTAATGCAGAAGTCCACAGGCTCAAGCAGGCTCAGCCCCATGACCTTCTCAAACGTATGCTTTGTTCTGGAGATGAGAAGAACATGAGGGAG GTGGATTATTTACTGAAGGACGAAACTGATCAAGAGAG ATTTCCAGTGGGCCGTTGTGTGCACAAATACAGCAAAACGAAGAGAGAGGTGGTTGGCAAGAAGAAAACTCGTCTCTCTGGGGTGGGACCAAGAGCATGTCGGAAATTGCCCACCACAAGCAGGACATCTGACATGGCAAACAAAGAAAACGAACTGACCTGCGTTGATGAAGTGCAGGCTTTTCTTTACAGTGACAACTGTGGGTTCCCAGTGAACTCCACAGACGCAAAAATGGCAGGAGCTGGCTCCAAATACAGCGATTATTTTACTGAG TTATCAAAGGACCATGAAGCAATGAGTCATGTGCTCTTCGGAAGGAATCTCAGACTGAATGTTGCTTTGACTCTTTGGCGGAAAAATGCAAGCGAACTAGTGGCATACTTAAACAG aatACAAGACACGGGGGTGCTTGTTGACTGTTTGCCTGTACTTACTAAAAG TCTTCAGGGAGAACAGCCATGCATTTCACTGGGCTGTTGTGTTGATCTTTTTCCACAAGTGAAAATGATTCTTAACACTAAATATGAAGA ACACCTCATCGTAGCTTTACACTGGGTTCAATCTATCATTAAGAAATGGTGGTCTGAGCTCTCCACAAACAACAAAAGTTTGCCCGAGAGCAGTTCAAACGACAG GAATGTTCAGGCAATGAAGACAATGCTGCTTGAACTGTGGCAAGGAAAGAGTCACTTAAGCTCAGTTCCAGGAACTGTAGGAGAAACTGCAAAG GTCATCGAATCATATGTGTCACAACTGCGCTGA